One region of Streptomyces capillispiralis genomic DNA includes:
- the cydD gene encoding thiol reductant ABC exporter subunit CydD, which produces MKPIDPRLLRYARATRGFLVAVVVLGVLGAGLVIAQAMLIAEVVVGAFQDGLSAGALGTPLLLLAAVAAGRGLVGWLTELAAHRASAAAKSELRGRLLERAAELGPGWLDGQRTGSLVALATRGVDALDGYFSRYLPQLGLAVVVPVAVLARIVTEEWVSAAIIVGTLPLIPVFMVLIGWATQSRMDRQWLLLSRLSGHFLDVVAGLPTLKVFGRAKAQAESIRRITAEYRRATMRTLRIAFISSFALELLATLSVALVAVTIGMRLVHGDLDLFTGLVILILAPEAYLPLRQVGAQYHAAAEGLAAAEEIFSVLETPVPARGTGVVPTGALSFDGVTVRHPGRSTDAVADVSFTVAPGETVALVGPSGAGKSTLLHVLLGFVRPTGGRVRVGGADLAGLDLAEWHRRVAWVPQRPHLYAGTIAENVRLARPDADDDAVRSALRDAGALEFVDALPEGASTVLGEDGAGLSAGQRQRLALARAFLADRPVLLLDEPTAALDGATEAGIVSAVRRLAAGRTVLLVVHRPALLAVADRMVRLAEPAATAPADPVRRDAAVEPAAEPGPAVADGPEEAAAGTAPGGVLARVRALSAARSGRLTLALLLGTLALGSAVGLMATSGWLISRASQQPPVLYLMVAVTATRAFGIGRAVFRYAERLVSHDAVLRMLADTRVAVYRRLERLAPAGLRGARRGDLLSRLVSDVDALQDYWLRWLLPAGAAVAVSALSVGFTAWLLPEAGAVLAAGLLAAGAGVPLLTGAVARRAERRLAPARGVLATRVTDLLTGTAELTVAGALPARAAETRRADRTLTGIASRAATATALGDGLTALLSGLTVAAAALVGVQAVATGRLDGVALAVVVLTPLAAFEAVLGMPLAVQYRQRVRRSAERVYEVLDAPVPVREPEPPRQAPAAPFPLVVKGLAARHAGQERDALAGLDLTLERGRRIAVVGPSGSGKTTLAQVLLRFLEPGAGSYTLAGVDARALDGDDVRRLVGLCAQDAHLFNSSIRENLLLARKGADEEELRDALARVRLLEWADGLPDGLDTLVGEHGARLSGGQRQRLALARALLADFPVLVLDEPAEHLDLPTADALTADLLEATEGRTTLLITHRLAGLDVVDEVIVLDGGRTVQRGPYAELAVVDGPLRSLADREEAAELLVTTRRLHGSPTPAA; this is translated from the coding sequence GTGAAACCAATCGACCCGCGTCTGCTCCGGTACGCCCGTGCCACCCGGGGCTTCCTGGTGGCGGTCGTCGTCCTGGGCGTCCTCGGTGCGGGGCTGGTCATCGCGCAGGCCATGCTGATCGCCGAAGTGGTGGTGGGCGCGTTCCAGGACGGCCTGTCCGCCGGTGCGCTCGGCACTCCCCTGCTGCTCCTGGCCGCCGTCGCGGCGGGGCGCGGGCTGGTCGGCTGGCTGACGGAGCTGGCCGCACACCGCGCCAGTGCCGCGGCCAAGTCGGAGCTGCGGGGCCGGCTGCTGGAGCGGGCGGCGGAACTGGGCCCGGGATGGCTGGACGGACAGCGCACCGGATCGCTGGTCGCCCTGGCGACCCGCGGCGTCGACGCGCTCGACGGCTACTTCTCGCGCTACCTCCCCCAGCTGGGGCTCGCCGTGGTCGTCCCGGTGGCGGTGCTGGCGCGGATCGTCACCGAGGAGTGGGTCTCGGCCGCGATCATCGTGGGCACCCTGCCGCTCATCCCGGTCTTCATGGTGCTGATCGGCTGGGCCACCCAGTCCCGGATGGACCGCCAGTGGCTGCTGCTCTCCCGGCTGTCCGGACACTTCCTGGACGTCGTCGCCGGACTGCCGACGCTGAAGGTCTTCGGGCGGGCCAAGGCACAGGCGGAGTCGATCCGGCGGATCACCGCCGAGTACCGCCGGGCGACCATGCGCACCCTGCGGATCGCCTTCATCTCCTCCTTCGCCCTGGAACTGCTGGCCACGCTCTCGGTGGCGCTGGTCGCCGTGACGATCGGCATGCGGCTGGTCCACGGCGACCTCGACCTCTTCACCGGCCTGGTCATCCTGATCCTGGCGCCCGAGGCGTATCTGCCGCTGCGGCAGGTCGGGGCGCAGTACCACGCGGCGGCGGAGGGCTTGGCGGCGGCCGAGGAGATCTTCTCGGTGCTGGAGACGCCCGTGCCGGCCCGGGGGACGGGCGTGGTGCCGACGGGTGCCCTGTCCTTCGACGGCGTGACGGTCCGCCACCCCGGGCGGTCCACGGACGCGGTCGCGGACGTGTCCTTCACCGTCGCCCCCGGCGAGACGGTCGCGCTCGTCGGACCCAGCGGGGCCGGCAAGTCGACCCTGCTCCATGTGCTGCTCGGCTTCGTCCGGCCCACCGGGGGACGGGTCCGAGTCGGGGGAGCCGACCTGGCCGGCCTCGACCTGGCCGAGTGGCACCGCCGCGTCGCCTGGGTGCCCCAGCGACCCCACCTGTACGCCGGGACGATCGCGGAGAACGTACGGCTGGCCCGGCCCGACGCGGACGACGACGCCGTACGGAGCGCCCTGCGGGACGCCGGAGCGCTGGAGTTCGTGGACGCGCTCCCCGAGGGCGCCTCGACCGTGCTCGGTGAGGACGGCGCGGGACTCTCGGCCGGGCAGCGGCAGCGGCTCGCGCTGGCGCGGGCGTTCCTCGCGGACCGGCCGGTGCTGCTGCTCGACGAGCCGACGGCCGCGCTGGACGGTGCCACCGAGGCCGGGATCGTGTCGGCGGTGCGGCGCCTCGCCGCCGGACGGACCGTGCTGCTCGTGGTGCACCGCCCGGCGCTGCTGGCCGTCGCGGACCGCATGGTCCGGCTCGCGGAACCGGCCGCCACCGCCCCCGCGGACCCCGTACGCCGGGACGCCGCCGTGGAACCGGCCGCCGAACCCGGCCCGGCGGTGGCCGACGGGCCCGAGGAGGCCGCGGCCGGGACCGCCCCCGGCGGTGTGCTCGCCCGGGTCCGCGCCCTGTCCGCCGCCCGGAGCGGGCGGCTCACGCTGGCGCTGCTGCTCGGCACCCTCGCCCTGGGCAGCGCCGTCGGGCTCATGGCGACGTCAGGGTGGCTCATCTCCCGGGCCTCGCAGCAGCCCCCCGTGCTGTACCTGATGGTGGCCGTGACGGCGACCCGGGCCTTCGGCATCGGCCGGGCCGTGTTCCGCTACGCCGAGCGGCTCGTGTCGCACGACGCGGTCCTGCGGATGCTGGCCGACACCCGGGTCGCGGTCTACCGGCGGCTGGAGCGCCTGGCGCCCGCCGGACTGCGCGGCGCCCGCAGGGGCGACCTGCTCTCCCGGCTGGTCTCCGACGTGGACGCCCTTCAGGACTACTGGCTGCGCTGGCTGCTGCCGGCCGGTGCGGCCGTCGCCGTCTCCGCCCTGTCCGTCGGCTTCACCGCCTGGCTGCTGCCGGAGGCCGGTGCCGTGCTCGCGGCCGGGCTGTTGGCGGCGGGCGCCGGTGTGCCCCTGCTGACCGGCGCCGTGGCCCGGCGCGCGGAACGCAGGCTGGCACCGGCCCGCGGCGTCCTCGCCACCCGGGTGACCGATCTGCTCACCGGCACCGCCGAGCTGACCGTCGCCGGTGCCCTGCCCGCGCGGGCCGCCGAAACACGGCGGGCCGACCGCACCCTGACCGGGATCGCCTCGCGCGCCGCCACCGCCACGGCGCTCGGCGACGGGCTCACCGCCCTGCTCTCCGGCCTGACCGTCGCGGCCGCCGCGCTCGTCGGCGTCCAGGCCGTGGCCACCGGCCGGCTGGACGGCGTGGCCCTGGCCGTCGTGGTCCTCACCCCGCTGGCCGCCTTCGAGGCGGTCCTCGGAATGCCGCTCGCCGTGCAGTACCGCCAGCGGGTCCGCCGCAGCGCGGAGCGCGTGTACGAGGTGCTGGACGCCCCCGTGCCCGTGCGCGAGCCGGAGCCGCCGCGGCAGGCTCCCGCGGCGCCCTTCCCGCTCGTGGTGAAGGGGCTGGCCGCCCGGCACGCCGGACAGGAGCGGGACGCGCTCGCCGGACTCGACCTGACGCTGGAGCGGGGCCGCCGCATCGCGGTGGTCGGCCCGTCCGGCTCCGGGAAGACGACCCTGGCGCAGGTGCTGCTGCGCTTCCTCGAGCCCGGCGCGGGCTCCTACACGCTGGCCGGCGTGGACGCCCGCGCCCTGGACGGCGACGACGTACGACGGCTGGTCGGGCTCTGCGCGCAGGACGCGCACCTCTTCAACAGCTCGATCCGGGAGAACCTGCTGCTCGCCAGGAAGGGCGCCGACGAGGAGGAACTGCGCGACGCGCTCGCCCGGGTCCGGCTCCTGGAGTGGGCCGACGGCCTGCCCGACGGGCTCGACACGCTCGTCGGTGAGCACGGGGCACGGCTGTCCGGCGGCCAGCGGCAGCGGCTGGCCCTGGCCCGTGCGCTGCTCGCGGACTTCCCCGTGCTGGTGCTGGACGAACCCGCGGAACACCTCGACCTGCCGACCGCCGACGCGCTCACCGCCGATCTGCTGGAGGCCACCGAGGGACGCACGACGCTGCTCATCACCCACCGGCTGGCCGGCCTGGACGTGGTGGACGAGGTGATCGTGCTGGACGGCGGGCGGACGGTGCAGCGCGGTCCGTACGCGGAACTCGCCGTGGTGGACGGTCCGTTGCGGTCGCTGGCAGACCGGGAGGAGGCGGCGGAACTCCTGGTGACGACACGCCGGCTGCACGGCTCACCGACACCCGCAGCGTGA
- a CDS encoding cytochrome ubiquinol oxidase subunit I: MDLALAPETLARWQFGITTVYHFLFVPLTISLAALTAGLQTAWVRTEKEKYLRATKFWGKLFLINIAMGVVTGIVQEFQFGMNWSDYSRFVGDVFGAPLAFEALIAFFFESTFIGLWIFGWDKLPKKIHLACIWMVSIGTLLSAYFILAANSWMQHPVGYRINEEKGRAELTDFWLVLTQNTTLNQVFHSFSAAFLTGGAFMVGIAAFHLMRRKHIPVMRTSLRLGLVTVAVGGLFTAISGDTLGKVMYEQQPMKMAAAEALWDGEEPAPFSVFAYGDVDKGHNKVALEIPGLLSFLAHSDFDSYVPGINDTNEALQEKFGPGDYKPIVPVAYWGFRWMIGFGMASFSLGLLGLWLTRKKFLLPAAHRTGDDEVPHLVLLKQPLGTRLTRLYWLLAVWTMAFPLIANSWGWIFTEMGRQPWVVYGVMQTRDAVSPGVSTAEVITSMSVFTLLYAVLAVIEVKLLAKYVKAGPPELSESDLNPPTKLGGDLRDADKPMAFSY; this comes from the coding sequence GTGGACCTGGCTTTGGCGCCGGAGACCCTGGCGCGATGGCAGTTCGGCATCACCACCGTCTACCACTTCCTCTTCGTTCCCCTGACGATCTCCCTCGCCGCCCTGACCGCCGGCCTGCAGACCGCCTGGGTGCGCACGGAGAAGGAGAAGTACCTCCGGGCGACCAAGTTCTGGGGCAAGCTCTTCCTGATCAACATCGCGATGGGCGTGGTCACCGGCATCGTGCAGGAGTTCCAGTTCGGCATGAACTGGTCCGACTACTCGCGGTTCGTCGGTGACGTCTTCGGTGCCCCGCTCGCCTTCGAGGCCCTGATCGCCTTCTTCTTCGAGTCCACCTTCATCGGTCTGTGGATCTTCGGCTGGGACAAGCTCCCCAAGAAGATCCACCTGGCCTGCATCTGGATGGTCTCGATCGGCACCCTGCTGTCGGCCTACTTCATCCTGGCCGCCAACTCCTGGATGCAGCACCCCGTCGGCTACCGGATCAACGAGGAGAAGGGCCGCGCCGAGCTCACCGACTTCTGGCTGGTCCTCACCCAGAACACCACCCTCAACCAGGTCTTCCACAGCTTCTCGGCGGCCTTCCTGACCGGTGGCGCCTTCATGGTCGGCATCGCCGCCTTCCACCTGATGCGCAGGAAGCACATCCCGGTGATGCGGACCTCGCTGCGGCTCGGCCTGGTCACCGTGGCGGTCGGCGGCCTGTTCACCGCCATCAGCGGCGACACGCTCGGCAAGGTGATGTACGAGCAGCAGCCGATGAAGATGGCCGCCGCCGAGGCCCTGTGGGACGGCGAGGAACCGGCACCCTTCTCCGTCTTCGCCTACGGCGACGTCGACAAGGGGCACAACAAGGTCGCCCTGGAGATACCCGGCCTGCTGTCGTTCCTCGCCCACAGCGACTTCGACTCGTACGTGCCCGGCATCAACGACACCAATGAGGCCCTTCAGGAGAAGTTCGGCCCCGGTGACTACAAGCCCATCGTCCCCGTCGCCTACTGGGGCTTCCGCTGGATGATCGGCTTCGGCATGGCCTCCTTCTCGCTCGGCCTGCTCGGCCTGTGGCTCACCCGCAAGAAGTTCCTGCTGCCGGCAGCCCACCGCACCGGGGACGACGAGGTGCCGCACCTGGTGCTGCTGAAGCAGCCGCTCGGCACCCGGCTCACCCGCCTCTACTGGCTCCTCGCCGTGTGGACCATGGCGTTCCCGCTGATCGCCAACTCCTGGGGCTGGATCTTCACCGAGATGGGCCGGCAGCCCTGGGTGGTCTATGGCGTGATGCAGACCCGCGACGCGGTCTCCCCCGGTGTCTCCACGGCCGAGGTCATCACGTCGATGTCCGTCTTCACCCTGCTCTACGCCGTCCTGGCCGTCATCGAGGTCAAGCTGCTCGCCAAGTACGTCAAGGCCGGCCCGCCCGAGCTCAGCGAGTCCGACCTCAACCCGCCCACGAAGCTCGGCGGCGACCTCCGGGACGCCGACAAGCCGATGGCCTTCTCGTACTAG
- the cydB gene encoding cytochrome d ubiquinol oxidase subunit II — protein sequence MELHDVWFVLIAVLWTGYFFLEGFDFGVGILTRLLARDRAEKRVLINTIGPVWDGNEVWLLTAGGATFAAFPEWYATLFSGFYLPLLLILVCLIIRGVAFEYRAKRPEENWQRNWETAIFWTSLLPAFLWGVAFGNIVRGVKIDADFEYVGGVVDLLNPYALLGGLVTLTLFTFHGTVFTALKTVGEIRERARKLALRVGLVTAVLASAFLLWTQADRGDGASLVALVVAVAALVAALGANQAGREGWSFALSGVTIVAAVAMLFLTLFPNVMPSTLDPDWSLTVTNASSSPYTLKIMTWLAVIATPVVLLYQGWTYWVFRKRIGTQHIADPVH from the coding sequence ATGGAACTGCACGACGTCTGGTTCGTTCTGATCGCCGTCCTGTGGACCGGCTACTTCTTCCTGGAGGGGTTCGACTTCGGGGTCGGCATCCTCACCCGGCTGCTGGCCCGCGACCGGGCCGAGAAGCGGGTGCTGATCAACACCATCGGCCCCGTCTGGGACGGCAACGAGGTGTGGCTGCTCACGGCGGGCGGCGCGACCTTCGCCGCCTTCCCCGAGTGGTACGCCACCCTCTTCTCCGGCTTCTACCTGCCGCTGCTGCTCATCCTGGTCTGCCTGATCATCCGCGGTGTCGCCTTCGAGTACCGGGCGAAGCGGCCCGAGGAGAACTGGCAGCGCAACTGGGAGACGGCGATCTTTTGGACCTCGCTGCTGCCGGCCTTCCTGTGGGGCGTGGCCTTCGGCAACATCGTCCGCGGAGTGAAGATCGACGCCGACTTCGAGTACGTGGGCGGCGTCGTGGACCTGCTCAACCCGTACGCCCTGCTCGGCGGCCTGGTCACCCTGACCCTCTTCACCTTCCACGGCACCGTCTTCACGGCGCTCAAGACGGTCGGTGAGATCCGGGAGCGGGCGCGGAAGCTGGCCCTGCGCGTGGGTCTGGTGACCGCCGTCTTGGCGTCGGCCTTCCTGCTGTGGACGCAGGCCGACCGCGGTGACGGCGCCAGCCTGGTCGCGCTGGTCGTCGCGGTCGCCGCGCTGGTCGCCGCCCTGGGGGCGAACCAGGCCGGGCGTGAGGGCTGGTCGTTCGCCCTGTCCGGCGTCACCATCGTGGCCGCCGTGGCGATGCTCTTCCTGACGCTGTTCCCGAACGTCATGCCGTCGACGCTCGACCCGGACTGGAGCCTGACCGTCACCAACGCCTCCTCCAGCCCCTACACCCTGAAGATCATGACCTGGCTCGCGGTGATCGCCACGCCGGTCGTGCTGCTCTACCAGGGCTGGACGTACTGGGTGTTCCGCAAGCGGATCGGCACCCAGCACATCGCCGATCCCGTGCACTGA